A genome region from Oenanthe melanoleuca isolate GR-GAL-2019-014 chromosome 2, OMel1.0, whole genome shotgun sequence includes the following:
- the WDR48 gene encoding WD repeat-containing protein 48 isoform X2, which produces MAAHHRQNTAGRRKVQVSYVIRDEVEKYNRNGVNALQLDPALNRLFTAGRDSIIRIWSVNQHKQDPYIASMEHHTDWVNDIVLCCNGKTLISASSDTTVKVWNAHKGFCMSTLRTHKDYVKALAYAKDKELVASAGLDRQIFLWDVNTLTALTASNNTVTTSSLSGNKDSIYSLAMNQMGTVIVSGSTEKVLRVWDPRTCAKLMKLKGHTDNVKALLLNRDGTQCLSGSSDGTIRLWSLGQQRCIATYRVHDEGVWALQVNEAFTHVYSGGRDRKIYCTDLRNPDIRVLICEEKAPVLKMELDRSADPPPALWVATTKSSVNKWTLKGIHNFRASGDYDNDCTNPIPPLCTQPDQVIKGGASIIQCHILNDKRHILTKDTNNNVAYWDVLKACKVEDLGKVDFEEEIKKRFKMVYVPNWFSVDLKTGMLTITLDESDCFAAWVSAKDAGFSSPDGSDPKLNLGGLLLQALLEYWPRTHINPMDEEENEINHVNGEQENRVQKGNGYFQVPPHTPVIFGEAGGRTLFRLLCRDSGGETESMLLNETVPQWVIDITVDKNMPKFNKIPFYLQPHSSSGAKTLKKDRLSASDMLQVRKVMEHVYEKIINLDNESQTTSSSNNEKAGEQEKEEDIAVLAEEKIELLCQDQVLDPNMDLRTVKHFIWKSGGDLTLHYRQKST; this is translated from the exons GTTTCCTATGTGATTAGAGATGAGGTGGAGAAGTACAACCGGAATGGGGTAAACGCACTTCAGCTGGACCCAGCATTAAACAGACTCTTCACGGCAGGGCGGGACTCCATCATAAGGATATGGAGTGTCAATCAGCACAAG CAAGACCCTTATATAGCATCTATGGAACACCACACAGATTGGGTAAATGACATTGTGCTCTGCTGCAATGGCAAAACAT TGATATCTGCTTCTTCAGATACTACTGTTAAAGTGTGGAATGCACATAAGGGATTTTGCATGTCAACACTAAGGACGCATAAG GACTATGTGAAAGCCTTAGCATATGCAAAAGATAAGGAGCTGGTAGCATCTGCTGGGCTGGACAGACAGATATTCCTCTGGGATGTAAATACTCTCACAGCACTGACTGCCTCAAATAATACTGTCACAA cTTCTTCCCTGAGTGGGAACAAAGACTCAATCTACAGCCTTGCAATGAATCAAATGGGAACAGTTATTGTATCAGGGTCCACTGAAAAG GTTCTAAGGGTGTGGGATCCAAGGACTTGTGCAAAACTAATGAAACTCAAAGGGCACACAGACAATGTCAAAGCTTTGTTGTTGAACAGAGATGGTACCCAG TGTCTTTCAGGCAGCTCTGACGGGACGATCCGCCTGTGGTCCCTTGGGCAGCAGAGGTGCATTGCCACGTACCGAGTCCATGATGAGGGTGTTTGGGCTCTGCAGGTCAATGAAGCCTTCACTCATGTTTATTCAGGAGGAAGAGACAGGAAGATTTATTGTACAGACTTACGAAATCCTGATATCCGGGTGCTGATCTGTGAAGAAAAGGCACCAGTTCTTAAG ATGGAACTGGATAGATCAGCTGATCCTCCTCCAGCACTTTGGGTTGCAACAACTAAATCCTCTGTGAATAAATGG actTTGAAGGGAATCCATAATTTTAGAGCATCAGGAGATTATGATAATGATTGTACCAATCCTATTCCACCCCTGTGTACACAGCCTGACCAAGTTATAAAAG GGGGTGCTAGTATTATTCAGTGCCACATTCTTAATGACAAGAGGCACATATTAACCAAAGACACAAATAATAATGTGGCATACTGGGATGTCTTGAAG GCATGTAAAGTTGAAGACCTTGGGAAAGTAgattttgaagaagaaattaagaagAGATTTAAAATGGTTTACGTGCCAAACTGGTTCTCAGTGGACTTGAAAACTGGG ATGTTGACAATTACTTTGGATGAAAGTGACTGCTTTGCAGCCTGGGTTTCAGCAAAAGATGCTGGATTTAGCAGTCCCGATGGTTCTGATCCAAAGT TAAACCTTGGAGGGCTTCTGCTGCAAGCACTTCTGGAGTATTGGCCTAGAACACATATCAATCCAAtggatgaagaagaaaatgagataaaCCATG TGAATGGGGAACAAGAGAACAGAGTCCAGAAAGGAAATGGATACTTCCAAGTGCCACCACATACACCAGTTATTTTTGGTGAGGCTGGAGGACGCACTTTGTTCAG GTTGTTATGTCGGGATTCAGGAGGTGAAACTGAATCCATGCTTCTTAATGAAACAGTGCCACAATGGGTAATTGACATCACTGTGGAT AAAAATATGCCCAAGTTCAATAAGATTCCCTTCTACCTCCAACCACATTCATCATCAGGGGCAAAAACTCTAAAAAA AGACCGACTGTCAGCCAGTGACATGCTTCAGGTGAGAAAAGTGATGGAACACGTGTATGAGAAAATCATCAACTTGGATAATGAGTCTCAGACAACGAGCTCCTCCAACAATGAGAAAGCAGGAGAacaagaaaaggaggaggacATTGCTGTGCTAGCTGAGGAGAAGATTGAACTTCTGTGCCAGGACCAG GTTTTGGACCCCAACATGGACCTTCGGACTGTAAAACACTTCATCTGGAAGAGTGGCGGGGACCTGACGCTTCACTACCGCCAGAAATCCACGTGA
- the WDR48 gene encoding WD repeat-containing protein 48 isoform X1, whose translation MQDGGASPAEHGGAAESAEVPVASSRQHLLKETRGTGSQVSYVIRDEVEKYNRNGVNALQLDPALNRLFTAGRDSIIRIWSVNQHKQDPYIASMEHHTDWVNDIVLCCNGKTLISASSDTTVKVWNAHKGFCMSTLRTHKDYVKALAYAKDKELVASAGLDRQIFLWDVNTLTALTASNNTVTTSSLSGNKDSIYSLAMNQMGTVIVSGSTEKVLRVWDPRTCAKLMKLKGHTDNVKALLLNRDGTQCLSGSSDGTIRLWSLGQQRCIATYRVHDEGVWALQVNEAFTHVYSGGRDRKIYCTDLRNPDIRVLICEEKAPVLKMELDRSADPPPALWVATTKSSVNKWTLKGIHNFRASGDYDNDCTNPIPPLCTQPDQVIKGGASIIQCHILNDKRHILTKDTNNNVAYWDVLKACKVEDLGKVDFEEEIKKRFKMVYVPNWFSVDLKTGMLTITLDESDCFAAWVSAKDAGFSSPDGSDPKLNLGGLLLQALLEYWPRTHINPMDEEENEINHVNGEQENRVQKGNGYFQVPPHTPVIFGEAGGRTLFRLLCRDSGGETESMLLNETVPQWVIDITVDKNMPKFNKIPFYLQPHSSSGAKTLKKDRLSASDMLQVRKVMEHVYEKIINLDNESQTTSSSNNEKAGEQEKEEDIAVLAEEKIELLCQDQVLDPNMDLRTVKHFIWKSGGDLTLHYRQKST comes from the exons GTTTCCTATGTGATTAGAGATGAGGTGGAGAAGTACAACCGGAATGGGGTAAACGCACTTCAGCTGGACCCAGCATTAAACAGACTCTTCACGGCAGGGCGGGACTCCATCATAAGGATATGGAGTGTCAATCAGCACAAG CAAGACCCTTATATAGCATCTATGGAACACCACACAGATTGGGTAAATGACATTGTGCTCTGCTGCAATGGCAAAACAT TGATATCTGCTTCTTCAGATACTACTGTTAAAGTGTGGAATGCACATAAGGGATTTTGCATGTCAACACTAAGGACGCATAAG GACTATGTGAAAGCCTTAGCATATGCAAAAGATAAGGAGCTGGTAGCATCTGCTGGGCTGGACAGACAGATATTCCTCTGGGATGTAAATACTCTCACAGCACTGACTGCCTCAAATAATACTGTCACAA cTTCTTCCCTGAGTGGGAACAAAGACTCAATCTACAGCCTTGCAATGAATCAAATGGGAACAGTTATTGTATCAGGGTCCACTGAAAAG GTTCTAAGGGTGTGGGATCCAAGGACTTGTGCAAAACTAATGAAACTCAAAGGGCACACAGACAATGTCAAAGCTTTGTTGTTGAACAGAGATGGTACCCAG TGTCTTTCAGGCAGCTCTGACGGGACGATCCGCCTGTGGTCCCTTGGGCAGCAGAGGTGCATTGCCACGTACCGAGTCCATGATGAGGGTGTTTGGGCTCTGCAGGTCAATGAAGCCTTCACTCATGTTTATTCAGGAGGAAGAGACAGGAAGATTTATTGTACAGACTTACGAAATCCTGATATCCGGGTGCTGATCTGTGAAGAAAAGGCACCAGTTCTTAAG ATGGAACTGGATAGATCAGCTGATCCTCCTCCAGCACTTTGGGTTGCAACAACTAAATCCTCTGTGAATAAATGG actTTGAAGGGAATCCATAATTTTAGAGCATCAGGAGATTATGATAATGATTGTACCAATCCTATTCCACCCCTGTGTACACAGCCTGACCAAGTTATAAAAG GGGGTGCTAGTATTATTCAGTGCCACATTCTTAATGACAAGAGGCACATATTAACCAAAGACACAAATAATAATGTGGCATACTGGGATGTCTTGAAG GCATGTAAAGTTGAAGACCTTGGGAAAGTAgattttgaagaagaaattaagaagAGATTTAAAATGGTTTACGTGCCAAACTGGTTCTCAGTGGACTTGAAAACTGGG ATGTTGACAATTACTTTGGATGAAAGTGACTGCTTTGCAGCCTGGGTTTCAGCAAAAGATGCTGGATTTAGCAGTCCCGATGGTTCTGATCCAAAGT TAAACCTTGGAGGGCTTCTGCTGCAAGCACTTCTGGAGTATTGGCCTAGAACACATATCAATCCAAtggatgaagaagaaaatgagataaaCCATG TGAATGGGGAACAAGAGAACAGAGTCCAGAAAGGAAATGGATACTTCCAAGTGCCACCACATACACCAGTTATTTTTGGTGAGGCTGGAGGACGCACTTTGTTCAG GTTGTTATGTCGGGATTCAGGAGGTGAAACTGAATCCATGCTTCTTAATGAAACAGTGCCACAATGGGTAATTGACATCACTGTGGAT AAAAATATGCCCAAGTTCAATAAGATTCCCTTCTACCTCCAACCACATTCATCATCAGGGGCAAAAACTCTAAAAAA AGACCGACTGTCAGCCAGTGACATGCTTCAGGTGAGAAAAGTGATGGAACACGTGTATGAGAAAATCATCAACTTGGATAATGAGTCTCAGACAACGAGCTCCTCCAACAATGAGAAAGCAGGAGAacaagaaaaggaggaggacATTGCTGTGCTAGCTGAGGAGAAGATTGAACTTCTGTGCCAGGACCAG GTTTTGGACCCCAACATGGACCTTCGGACTGTAAAACACTTCATCTGGAAGAGTGGCGGGGACCTGACGCTTCACTACCGCCAGAAATCCACGTGA